In Nitrospirae bacterium CG2_30_53_67, a single window of DNA contains:
- a CDS encoding ABC transporter ATP-binding protein (Uup; in Escherichia coli this cytoplasmic protein was shown to contain ATPase activity; mutations in this gene affect RecA-independent excision of transposons and affects Mu bacteriophage growth): MALVSLQGVHVSFGGPPLLESIDLSIDRGERVCLIGRNGTGKSTILRLITGEVRQDDGKIVFQQGMQSALLAQEVPQALLGSVFNVVSGALGEQGKLLSEYRHLSNKPAHDHSEKLMAEIESVQHKFETAGGRQIQQRIETILSRLKLPPDAEFSELSGGRKRMVLLAKALAGEPDLLLLDEPTNHLDIGAIAWLEAFLLSFGGTLVFVTHDRMLIRKLATRIVDLDRGRLTSWPGNYQAYLELKQAALDTEAAENAKFDKKLAEEEAWIRRGVKARRTRNEGRVRALKELRRTRSERRERTGTAHMRIQEAERTGRLVIEARNVSHSYEGSEVIRDFSTAILRGDKVGIIGPNGAGKTTLLKILLGDLPPTKGTIRHGTNMEVAYLDQHRAQLKDEKSVQDNVSGGSDYVTINGSRRHVIGYLQDFLFSPDRARSPVKVLSGGERNRLLLARLFTRPSNVLVLDEPTNDLDIETLDLLEELLMDYPGAVLLVSHDRALINHVVTSTLVFEGKGRVNEYVGGYDDWRRQRKPAAPVVPVRKEETRQGTRPQAEKRRRLNFKEQKELESLPERIEALESERQQIHASMADPAFYRESGGSVSATKSRLEALEKELDQVYARWEALEDLK; encoded by the coding sequence ATGGCATTAGTCAGTTTGCAGGGTGTCCATGTCAGCTTCGGCGGACCGCCATTGCTTGAAAGTATTGATCTCTCCATTGACCGGGGCGAGCGGGTCTGCCTCATCGGAAGGAACGGGACAGGCAAGTCGACGATCCTGCGGCTCATCACCGGCGAAGTCAGGCAGGATGATGGAAAGATCGTGTTTCAGCAGGGCATGCAGAGCGCGCTTCTGGCCCAGGAGGTCCCACAGGCGCTTTTGGGGAGTGTGTTCAACGTGGTATCGGGCGCGTTGGGCGAGCAGGGGAAACTGCTTTCCGAGTATCGCCATCTGAGCAATAAACCGGCCCATGATCACAGCGAGAAGCTGATGGCAGAGATCGAGAGTGTCCAACACAAGTTCGAGACCGCCGGGGGCCGGCAAATACAGCAGCGTATCGAGACGATTCTCTCTCGCCTGAAGCTTCCTCCTGACGCCGAGTTCTCCGAGCTTTCAGGCGGCCGGAAGCGCATGGTCCTGCTCGCAAAGGCGCTGGCAGGCGAGCCGGACCTCCTGCTTTTAGACGAACCCACAAACCATCTGGACATCGGTGCCATTGCCTGGCTTGAAGCGTTCCTGCTTTCTTTCGGCGGGACCCTTGTTTTCGTAACCCACGACCGTATGCTGATCCGGAAGCTGGCCACGCGGATTGTTGATCTTGACCGAGGCAGACTGACGAGCTGGCCTGGGAATTACCAGGCCTATCTTGAACTCAAGCAGGCTGCGCTTGATACCGAAGCTGCGGAAAACGCAAAATTCGACAAAAAGCTGGCCGAGGAGGAGGCCTGGATCCGCCGGGGCGTCAAGGCGCGCAGGACGCGGAATGAAGGCCGCGTGCGCGCGCTCAAGGAACTCCGAAGGACCCGGAGCGAGCGGCGAGAACGGACCGGTACGGCGCATATGCGAATACAGGAGGCGGAGCGCACGGGCAGGCTTGTGATCGAGGCGCGGAACGTGAGCCACAGCTACGAAGGCAGCGAGGTGATTCGAGACTTTTCAACGGCCATCCTCCGCGGCGATAAGGTGGGTATCATCGGTCCAAACGGCGCCGGCAAGACCACGCTGCTTAAAATCCTGCTCGGCGATCTACCCCCCACGAAAGGGACGATCCGGCACGGCACGAATATGGAGGTGGCTTACCTCGACCAGCACCGCGCCCAATTGAAGGATGAAAAGTCCGTTCAGGATAACGTCTCGGGCGGAAGCGACTATGTGACCATCAACGGCAGCCGGCGGCATGTCATCGGTTATCTGCAGGATTTTCTTTTTTCGCCTGATCGGGCGCGCAGTCCCGTGAAGGTCCTCTCCGGCGGGGAGCGGAACCGCCTGCTGCTCGCCAGGCTTTTCACCAGGCCGTCGAACGTGCTCGTGCTCGACGAGCCCACGAATGACCTGGACATCGAGACCCTTGATCTGCTCGAAGAGCTTCTGATGGACTATCCCGGCGCCGTGCTGTTGGTGAGCCACGACCGGGCGTTGATCAATCATGTCGTCACCAGCACGCTCGTGTTCGAAGGCAAAGGCCGGGTGAATGAATACGTCGGCGGGTATGACGACTGGCGCCGGCAGAGGAAACCGGCCGCTCCCGTGGTCCCGGTCAGGAAGGAAGAGACAAGGCAAGGCACGCGTCCTCAGGCTGAGAAACGACGCAGGCTGAATTTTAAGGAGCAGAAGGAGCTTGAAAGCCTTCCCGAGCGCATCGAAGCGCTCGAATCGGAACGGCAGCAGATCCATGCGTCTATGGCTGACCCGGCCTTTTATCGCGAAAGCGGCGGCTCAGTGTCTGCAACCAAGTCAAGGCTTGAGGCGCTGGAGAAAGAACTGGACCAGGTCTATGCGCGGTGGGAGGCGTTGGAGGATCTGAAATGA